From the genome of Haladaptatus caseinilyticus:
CTACTTTCTACGACCCGACAACAGCGGAGATCGCGTTTGCGCTGGCTCGGAAGATCTACGAATATCATAGGAAGGAGTACTTCAGTGAAACCGTCCGGCACGAACTGATTCACGCGTGGCAGTACCACGAGTTCGGTGAGGCAGATCATGGAGCAACGTTCGCACGGTGGACGGACGCCCTCGACACAACCCAGCACTGTAAGCGGTTCACATCGCCGAACTAGTGGGTGATTTGCGAAGACTGTGGTGGACGACTCCCGCGCTACCAACGCTCGAAGGTCGCCAAACAGCCTGAGCAGTACAGTTGTGGCGATTGCGGTGGGTCGCTGCGGGTTGAGGAGGCCGCCGAATGAGTCCACAACGCTGTCCGACGTGCGGCCAAACGGTGTTGACAATGGAGGTTTGTGATCCGTCGCCAATTATGTGGTGAGTACTACGATATACTTTTGCTATGACTTGCTTCGAAAGAACTGGCGGACGTGAGACTACGCCGACTGATCACCAACTGACTAGACAATAACTTTTATTTAGTAGTAACGTGGCAATAAGGTCTCCGTCAGATCATAGGGGAACTTTACTTCGAAGTTAAGTGAGAGCCTCAAATTTGACTCTTACTTAATATCGTCCAGAAATGGGGAAAGTTGAGTATTATTTTATGGGATTCCTATCCCATATTGTAATCTCCACCTTTGAACCTAATCTCCATGTAATTCGAAACACCACTTAGTCTAATTTCTTTAATATCACCATAGACCTCGTATGAGTCTGAGCCCCCATCTAATACCTCTCCATCGATCCATCCGTATCCACCAACCACATCTGTGTCATCATTTCCTTCTGTCGTGTTCAATCCCCATGGTTCTCTATCGCCATAGAATAGAATTGTGTACCGTCCATCTCCCCTGACTTCCATCTGCCATCGGCGACGTTTGTCTGGATCGTTATCCCAGATGTTGACCCAGGTATCCTGGAAAGTGTGGTATCTCAAGAAACTACCGTTGTACTTGAACCGATCCTTACGGTTACCAGAAATAAACCCAGCCATCCACAATCGATCTTGAGCAGGGTTAAGAATAGGAATTCCCTGATCATAACCAATGTAGTCGTCGCCCTCGGTATAGGATCCAACTTTTGTGGCATCGCTTTTACTGCTCGCGATCACATCCATCCGGTAGTCATACTTTATACCATGATGGCCATCACCATGTTGGAATGTAACTTCTTTATCGTAGCTCTTAGCCTCGGCTGTGCTAGCAATTGCTGCAGTACCGAGTGCTGTTGCGCTTGCTTTCTTCAGAAAATTTCGTCTGCTATTGTTCATTTTGTCCACACTTAATCAGTAGTATACACTTGTTAAATACTTTCTCAAAACCATAATATTGTATTTATATTTACGCATAGATTGCATGGGTTTCTATCTTATCTATAAATATAAGTAATTTAAAATTCCACTATGAAAACGCCGAACTTTATCGTTTGAATACAATTCAATCACATTTTCAGGGGAAATGATGGGGCCAGTGACTATCGATCGAGAAAATCTACCTCAATTGTCTACTACACTATAATGTACAGCTAATAATCACCAACCTATATAATGGGAACGGTTAGTCGAAAACAGGGAGTGGTCATGGTAGCAAATTTCAGAACAACTACAAGTGTGGGATTTGCATCTGCTGAGGGCGTGATCTTCGGGTTGATAGATTAGATGGCAGTGGGAGTCGGCACACAGATCGACATCGTTTGATATCCGAAGTAGAACGTACGATGGCGGCGAGGTCGATTCAGAGTGCTGTCCTAGTCGTCGTAGCCAGTTCCTTACGCTGCACTATACTTTTGAGTTCAGAGATTAGGCGGTAAGCTTCGAGTGGCACTGCTCAATGGCGTCATCGACCGCCTGTCTCTGCCCAATAAACGTAAGATGGTCTCCCAGTTGGACTGTAAAATCGGGTGTTGGGATCTTTGACTTACCATTTCGGCTTACGAGCGCAATTAAGACGCCGTCAGGAAGATTTGGCCCGATATCACGAATTGTTTTCCCAGCGAAACTCTCGGCCGTAACCTCGATTTCTTGTATGTCGCCATTTCGTTCTATTTCGGACATCCAATCGGCGAGTGCCGGTCGCTCGACTGCATTATCCATCGCTTGCACAATCGAATCGTTCGCCGAGATGGCGCGTACTCCGAGCTCTTCGAATGCTTCGACATTCCCGGGCGTGTTCACGCGAGCAATCACCGTCTCAGTGTCAAATTTCGAGTTTGCGAGTTGGGCGACGAGTAAGTTTGCATCATCGTCCCCGGTTGCAGCAGCGATGATATTGGTATTCTTGGCACCTGCTGACAGCAGGACATCTGTGTCTGTGCCATTCCCATGATGAGCGGTGAATCCAGCAGTGCGTGCTTTTTCGATCTGCTCTTGATCCTCATCGATGAGAACAACGTTTTCTCCACGATCCTCCAATCGTTTGGCGAGGCCACGACCGACGCGACCTGCTCCAACTATGATAGTGCGCATTGGAATCACCTTGAGTGCTTGTGCAATGTGCCGAGCAAAACCAGCTTCGAAAACGACAGTTACGAGGATAACAAGAAACACCGTTCCGACCAAAACGGTGGCTGCGGTCGGATTTGACGGACGAAGTTCCAAGGCAAAGAGAGTGGCGACACTTGCTGGAATAATCCCGCGAGGACCGACGAAACTGATGAAGAGCTGTTCTTGGACGGTAAATCGCTTCCCATACGTGCACAGCAATACGAGCGCCGGTCGGATGAGACCCACGACCGCAACGACGACAATCACTCCACCGAGACCAAGTGAGACAAGTTCGTCGACCGAGAGGAGGGTTGCAAGCGAGATGAAGACGAATGAGAGGACGATCAGGGTGATATCGCCCTTGAATGTTTCAATCTCGCTTTCATACGGGAGATTCGCATTCCCGAGGAGCAGACCAGCCGTTGCGACAGCAGCGATGCCGGCTTCTTGAGAAATCGCATCTGCAATCCCATAACTTCCGATAGCTCCAATGAGAACTAATAGTCGGGCGTTTTGGACAGCATTCGATGCCGAGATATCGACGTGTTCGAGCAAATACCAGAGGATGCCTGCAACCACGCCACCCACGATGATACCGACGCCAAGTCGAGATACAAACGGCTGCAGGACATGAACCACCTGTGTTTCGCCCGCGATAATGAATTCAAACATCGCAACTGCCAGGATCGCGGCAGTCACGTCGTTAACAATACCCTCAGTTTCGAGTGCTGCTGCGACCCGATCACGTACCGGGACGATACTCAAAATTGGTGTAATGACCGTCGGTCCTGTTGCGATGAGCAACGACCCGACCAAAAATGCGAGCTCCCAAGAAACACCCAACGCCAAGTGTACAATGACGGCTGTTCCGATGAGCCCAATAATTGCTCCCAGTGTCACGAGTCGGAACGCTTCTCGTGGTGCTTGTCGAAGCTTTTCGAGTTTTAAGTGAAATGCACCTTCGAAGACGATAATTGCAACACTAAGCCCGACAATCGCTGGGAGTGACGAGCCAAATGCATCAGCCGTGATCAGACCAAGACCTTCTGGACCGACAGCGATCCCTGCAAGGATAAGAAACAAGACACTCGGAATTTCTAGCCGAGCAGCTAACACCTGGGAAGCAACACCCAATCCGAGGATGGTCACAACGAGGGGGAGTAACCCTGTTCCGGCACTCACTACTGAGACACCTGCTCATGAGTACTCATCCATCCATATATAATCTCTCGTATTGTCACCGCAGAATAATGGTTCGGTCAGCACAAATCCAAATCAATATTATATGATATATTTATTATATGACGATCTTCTACAGCCTAAATCCATAAGCGGAAGTGGACCCACCCCGGGACCCCCGAATCGATCTGTGTGCAATTTGTGGTGCGAATACAGCGACCATCTGGTACATTGTTTTCACTATCAAGAGAGAAGCTACCGGATTCAGGATGAACTGATGGAATAAATTCGAAACAGAAGCTGGTCACGCATCTCTGTATTTGCGGAGTACTGATGCCATAGCCTCATACGATTGCTTTTCCTCCCTTCATCGTCGAACAGGAGCGGCTGTTGCGTATAGGTGTCAGGATACTCCCGCCACGACGTTATCCACGATTGGTCATCAGTTACTCCCCAAACGGTGATACCTTCTACACCTGCCTCGAGACATGCTGAAACTGTCTGCTGATAGTATGCGGCTTGAGCTGTTTTCAGCTCGTTTGGTCGCTTGTCGTTGTGGTAAGCCACATCCAATTCGGTAACCCGAACATCAAGCCCAAGCTCCTGAAAGCGGTGAATCGACGCCTGTATCTGTTCCGGTGTAGGATGGACGCCAACACAATGCATCTGGATCCCAATGCCGTCGACAGGGATTCCGTGATCAAGAAGGTCCTTAAGGAGGTCGTAGACCCTGTCTTGTTTGGCTTCATTGTAGGGCAGTCCGTAATCATTGTAGTAGAGGTCAGCATCGGTGTGTTCTGACGCCCAGTAGAATGCATCGTCGATATAGTTTTCACCTAGATGTTCCAGCCAAAACGTCTCCCGTAACTCTCCTGTATCGTCGACAGCTTCATTTACTACGTCCCAAGTATCGATGCAATCGGCGTACCGCTCGGTTATTGTATGAATGTGTGAGCGCAATACGTCAGCTAGTTCTACTGCACGCCAGTCTTCCTTGACTAGCCAATTGGGATTTTCGATGTGCCAAACGAGTGCGTGACCGGTAATTGCCATCTCGTGACGTTCAGCAAAGTCAACCAGCTTGTCCACCCGTTTGAACGCAAATGTTTCACGTTCCGGGTGAACTACCTTCCATATCAGGTCGTTCTCTAATGCGAGTCGGTTAAATTCGTTCCCAAGAAGTTCTGTAAATCTGTCGTTCTCCAAATTCTCGAGTGATGCACATGCTCCGATTTCCAGCTCCGTTGATGCTGTGAGATCTCGAAGAGACATGGATAACTGGTAGTTGTTGCTGTATTAAATCATTATTCACAAAAGCTATTCTTCTGTCGTTATATTCCGGATGTCGGGTGAGGGAGCTGCCAGTTCTACAGTGGACTGGCAAAAACCGTTAACTGGGACCTCTCTCATTGTGGCACGTCTGGTCCGAGAAATTCACACTCTCAATTCAGCAAGAAGTTGATTTCCTACTTCATAAATGCTTAACCGGAAGTAACCAACTCCCTGGGACCCCCGAATCAATCCGTGTGCGGCTTGTGGTGCTCATATAACATCCTAATTGGCCGAACGAGAACGAAATCACAGATATAGTAGTACAAAGATTAAAATACCATAATTCAGTATTTTTCGGGATGGTGGATAAAAACGCTGTACGTGGGTCGTACGATGAACTAGCAGACATACACGCATCACAGCGAACCGATGACGATCAGGGAATGGAGATTCTTACACAATTTCTTGATTCGATCTCGGAGTCTGATTCCGTCCTCGATGCTGGTTGCGGTCAAGGTACCCCTGTCCTTTCCCAGATAAGCACCTCTACAAACGCAGTTGGGGTGGACTTTTCACGTGGACAATTGAAGTTGGCAGTGGATAACGCACCTGACGCGTTCCTCGCACAGGGAGATATGACGACTCTCCCGTTTGCTACTTCCACGTTCGATGCTATTGTCGCCTACTGGTCGTTGATTCACGTACCGATGGATGATCACCAAACGGTCATCGATGAATTTTCACGCGTCTTGCAGCCTGGTGGTCGGGTACTACTGTGTGAAGGAACGAACGAGTGGATCGGTGAGAACCCTGATTGGCTCGATAGTGGCATCAAGATGGAGTGGAACATCGCTGGAGCAGAGACTACACGAGCGCAACTGCTGAACACTGGTTTTACTATCGACAACGAGTGGGGGGCTCTCTCGTCATTAGAAGCGGATCGAAAAAACGAAACAGACGACGGCTCTCCATGGACGTTCTTTTCTGCACGACTTACCACCTGAGTTGGGTTGCTAAACAGCGTGTGCCACCTAATTTCTGAAAATATTAGTCTATTGTTTGCCACACCACGTCTATAATCGATAGGAGACTAATAACTGAGACACTTAGCGCGATTTCGGGCAAAGATTTTTATTGGCTATCTACAATATCCTATTTATAATGAACTAGGGCCCTAGATCGAGTTCTTTTGATTTCGCGTACCGGACGCGATTGAAGAACTTCGATCGGCCTGCCACCAGTGGTCGGTCTGACACTGCAACCGGATTCGCGATTGGTTGTAGGCTCTGTCGGAGCGTCGTGCTGACTGGCATTTGGTTCGCGCGCTGCGTCTAGCTGTGCGTGAACCACACTTTGTGCGTTCACTCACTAGTAGCGCAGCGCGTGGGCTGTCTCGTTTTGAAACCATCAGCAGTCGCCGAAACCCACGCAAATGCCAGCAACACATCGAATTCGATTAGAGCCTGCCCAGCAGCAGCTCTCACAGAATAGGATACCGACCATTCGAACTCTCGTCCCGCACTTGACAGCGCAAAAGGAGCTTTTCTGATAATGCGCACGCCATACCACCTTACTCTCGAATCGCGGGTCTCTAACGGAGCAGACAACTATCATTTCCAGACAGCAGACGGGGTTTGTTCGAAGCAGTCGTTTCGCACAGCTGAACTCCAATTACTGGAATCGCTCTGGAACACCGATCTCGGCGACCTCCTCTGTCCAGAAGCAAACTACGGTGTCGTGGGGACCGTCCTCTCTGATATCGCCAACTCTGTTCACATGACAGAGGCAAGTGCACGTGCTGTTCAACTCTGCGAAGCCAATATTCGGGAAAACAATGCCGATGCCACTGTCTCACTTCTTGCGGATCTTACTAGGTTGGAACGCCGATTCGATACAGTCGCGTATGCTCCAAAGCCGTATACCGCACTACCAATGGGACAACAACGAATTACCGATGCGCTTTCGATTCTCCGCCCGGGCGGATCTCTCTACCTCATTGCAGCAAAGCACACTGGCCTCTCGCGATATGAATCCTGCCTTCGAAATCTTAGTGCGGATGTCGAACATGTAGTGACGGTCGATGAGTATCGACTGCTCAAAGCACAGTGTCCACAAACAGTTGACCCTTCCACTGACATCTCTCGGCGCAGAATCCATGCGACAGTCAACGGGTATG
Proteins encoded in this window:
- a CDS encoding cation:proton antiporter domain-containing protein, producing the protein MSAGTGLLPLVVTILGLGVASQVLAARLEIPSVLFLILAGIAVGPEGLGLITADAFGSSLPAIVGLSVAIIVFEGAFHLKLEKLRQAPREAFRLVTLGAIIGLIGTAVIVHLALGVSWELAFLVGSLLIATGPTVITPILSIVPVRDRVAAALETEGIVNDVTAAILAVAMFEFIIAGETQVVHVLQPFVSRLGVGIIVGGVVAGILWYLLEHVDISASNAVQNARLLVLIGAIGSYGIADAISQEAGIAAVATAGLLLGNANLPYESEIETFKGDITLIVLSFVFISLATLLSVDELVSLGLGGVIVVVAVVGLIRPALVLLCTYGKRFTVQEQLFISFVGPRGIIPASVATLFALELRPSNPTAATVLVGTVFLVILVTVVFEAGFARHIAQALKVIPMRTIIVGAGRVGRGLAKRLEDRGENVVLIDEDQEQIEKARTAGFTAHHGNGTDTDVLLSAGAKNTNIIAAATGDDDANLLVAQLANSKFDTETVIARVNTPGNVEAFEELGVRAISANDSIVQAMDNAVERPALADWMSEIERNGDIQEIEVTAESFAGKTIRDIGPNLPDGVLIALVSRNGKSKIPTPDFTVQLGDHLTFIGQRQAVDDAIEQCHSKLTA
- a CDS encoding endo-1,4-beta-xylanase; the protein is MSLRDLTASTELEIGACASLENLENDRFTELLGNEFNRLALENDLIWKVVHPERETFAFKRVDKLVDFAERHEMAITGHALVWHIENPNWLVKEDWRAVELADVLRSHIHTITERYADCIDTWDVVNEAVDDTGELRETFWLEHLGENYIDDAFYWASEHTDADLYYNDYGLPYNEAKQDRVYDLLKDLLDHGIPVDGIGIQMHCVGVHPTPEQIQASIHRFQELGLDVRVTELDVAYHNDKRPNELKTAQAAYYQQTVSACLEAGVEGITVWGVTDDQSWITSWREYPDTYTQQPLLFDDEGRKSNRMRLWHQYSANTEMRDQLLFRIYSISSS
- a CDS encoding twin-arginine translocation signal domain-containing protein; translation: MNNSRRNFLKKASATALGTAAIASTAEAKSYDKEVTFQHGDGHHGIKYDYRMDVIASSKSDATKVGSYTEGDDYIGYDQGIPILNPAQDRLWMAGFISGNRKDRFKYNGSFLRYHTFQDTWVNIWDNDPDKRRRWQMEVRGDGRYTILFYGDREPWGLNTTEGNDDTDVVGGYGWIDGEVLDGGSDSYEVYGDIKEIRLSGVSNYMEIRFKGGDYNMG
- a CDS encoding class I SAM-dependent methyltransferase, which produces MVDKNAVRGSYDELADIHASQRTDDDQGMEILTQFLDSISESDSVLDAGCGQGTPVLSQISTSTNAVGVDFSRGQLKLAVDNAPDAFLAQGDMTTLPFATSTFDAIVAYWSLIHVPMDDHQTVIDEFSRVLQPGGRVLLCEGTNEWIGENPDWLDSGIKMEWNIAGAETTRAQLLNTGFTIDNEWGALSSLEADRKNETDDGSPWTFFSARLTT
- a CDS encoding methyltransferase, which gives rise to MRTPYHLTLESRVSNGADNYHFQTADGVCSKQSFRTAELQLLESLWNTDLGDLLCPEANYGVVGTVLSDIANSVHMTEASARAVQLCEANIRENNADATVSLLADLTRLERRFDTVAYAPKPYTALPMGQQRITDALSILRPGGSLYLIAAKHTGLSRYESCLRNLSADVEHVVTVDEYRLLKAQCPQTVDPSTDISRRRIHATVNGYDLSLVTLPGMFSASGLDTGTRLLMNSTTVKDGERVLDLCCGYGALGVYAAQFADCEVWLSDDNKVATNCAEDSLRASGLNGTVVTANCVDGVAGWTFDRILCNPPTHAGEGVLDELFSGAHSVLASDGTLSIVHHRSLDLHTNLTHYNSVERHCIGEEHVVLDVKP
- a CDS encoding SprT-like domain-containing protein, coding for MATFYDPTTAEIAFALARKIYEYHRKEYFSETVRHELIHAWQYHEFGEADHGATFARWTDALDTTQHCKRFTSPN